The proteins below are encoded in one region of Rhodohalobacter mucosus:
- the folD gene encoding bifunctional methylenetetrahydrofolate dehydrogenase/methenyltetrahydrofolate cyclohydrolase FolD produces the protein MSAQLIDGKKVATELKEQIHQDVENWVAAGNRRPFLKVLQVGTDPASTTYIGAKTRSCKQVGIETDTTHLPDTVSARELKSVIQSFNDDDSIDGILVQLPLPSHLSSHDVIESIDYKKDVDGFHPMNVGRLAVNEPTFKSCTPAGIFELFKYYSIQTKGKHAVVVGASNIVGTPMGIMLSREHNIGKATTTICHKFTKDITIHTISADILVVAAGQPSLIKAEMVKEGAVVIDVGINRVADETTEKGYKLVGDCDFESIRKKASWITPVPGGVGPMTVAMLMKNTLLAAKKSIYPEE, from the coding sequence ATGTCCGCACAACTGATTGACGGCAAAAAAGTAGCCACTGAACTGAAAGAACAGATCCACCAGGATGTGGAGAACTGGGTTGCGGCCGGGAACCGGCGGCCTTTTCTAAAGGTGCTGCAGGTGGGCACGGATCCCGCCTCCACAACTTACATCGGTGCCAAGACGCGATCCTGCAAACAGGTGGGAATCGAAACGGATACCACACATCTGCCCGACACCGTTTCTGCGAGAGAGCTGAAATCGGTGATTCAGTCATTCAACGATGATGACTCGATTGACGGCATCCTGGTGCAGCTGCCCCTTCCTTCGCACCTATCTTCACACGATGTGATTGAAAGCATTGATTATAAAAAAGACGTGGACGGTTTTCATCCCATGAACGTGGGACGCCTTGCGGTGAATGAGCCAACCTTCAAATCGTGTACGCCGGCAGGTATTTTTGAACTGTTCAAGTACTACAGCATACAGACCAAGGGAAAGCACGCTGTGGTGGTGGGGGCCAGCAATATTGTGGGCACCCCGATGGGAATCATGCTCTCCAGGGAGCATAACATCGGGAAAGCCACAACCACAATCTGCCACAAGTTTACCAAAGATATTACGATCCATACCATCTCTGCCGATATCCTGGTGGTGGCGGCCGGTCAGCCAAGTTTGATCAAAGCGGAAATGGTGAAGGAAGGAGCCGTTGTGATCGATGTGGGCATCAACCGCGTGGCCGACGAAACCACGGAAAAGGGGTACAAGCTGGTGGGTGACTGTGATTTTGAGAGCATCCGCAAAAAGGCGAGCTGGATCACGCCCGTTCCGGGAGGTGTGGGGCCGATGACTGTTGCCATGCTCATGAAAAACACGCTTCTTGCGGCCAAGAAGTCCATCTATCCAGAAGAATAA